One genomic window of Corynebacterium pseudotuberculosis includes the following:
- a CDS encoding PspC domain-containing protein — protein MESMNETLHQMWDARPVRLPREQGSEAKFLGVCEGIGVRYQIDPTLVRIFFVLFAFFGGGFLLYLIAWLIMPKYSLVKAPVDLTLHQDDSVKNSKILRSERNTGWILILVIFLIIFSSSSSGTAFFRTGYFTSFIVFFLAWYLLHQRTPEPPVGLLQRHPDSSGPQVDLSAYSPIEGFDAPLAAPQPPAWDPLETAPFAWDLPEPGPAPQQKKPRNPLIRGLAWFAGGLVIVGIIIAAMAGAPERIDDSFGDIDAHPTNAAQLADSYILRAGDIDLDLSRMADLDKPRHVRVQTKIGDVHVRLPQNIRVQVSCGTRIGDKRCSEGLHNPDAQGETLNLRVTSGVGDVTVQ, from the coding sequence ATGGAAAGTATGAACGAGACACTTCATCAGATGTGGGACGCTCGCCCCGTGCGTTTACCTCGCGAACAAGGCAGTGAGGCAAAATTCTTGGGAGTTTGTGAGGGCATTGGAGTCCGCTACCAAATTGACCCAACCTTGGTGCGTATCTTTTTTGTTCTCTTCGCTTTTTTCGGCGGCGGCTTTCTGTTATATCTCATCGCTTGGTTGATAATGCCAAAATATTCTCTGGTTAAAGCGCCTGTCGATTTAACTTTGCATCAAGATGATTCCGTTAAAAATAGCAAAATCCTCCGTAGTGAGAGGAATACCGGGTGGATACTGATCCTCGTTATTTTTCTGATAATTTTTTCATCTAGTAGCTCAGGTACAGCATTCTTTAGGACAGGTTATTTTACCTCGTTCATCGTCTTCTTCCTCGCTTGGTATTTGTTGCACCAGCGCACTCCTGAACCTCCAGTGGGGCTGTTGCAACGGCATCCAGATAGCTCTGGGCCACAAGTAGACTTAAGTGCCTACAGTCCGATAGAAGGCTTTGATGCGCCGCTTGCTGCTCCACAACCACCCGCGTGGGATCCATTAGAAACCGCTCCTTTTGCTTGGGATCTCCCCGAGCCTGGTCCCGCGCCGCAGCAAAAGAAGCCTCGTAACCCTTTGATCAGAGGACTCGCATGGTTCGCTGGCGGCCTTGTTATTGTTGGAATAATCATCGCGGCTATGGCGGGAGCTCCGGAAAGAATCGACGATTCTTTCGGAGATATCGACGCACATCCTACAAACGCCGCACAACTTGCAGACTCCTATATTCTTCGCGCTGGCGACATCGACCTTGACCTCAGCCGCATGGCCGATTTAGACAAGCCTCGACACGTTCGCGTGCAAACAAAGATCGGCGACGTACACGTCAGATTGCCCCAAAATATACGCGTACAGGTCAGCTGCGGAACACGGATCGGTGATAAGCGCTGCTCCGAGGGGTTACATAATCCTGACGCTCAAGGAGAAACATTGAATCTGCGAGTAACCAGTGGCGTTGGTGACGTCACAGTTCAGTAG
- a CDS encoding AMIN-like domain-containing (lipo)protein, with the protein MNEHPVSSCSRWKLPAAAFAVALSITGLTACSTDKASAPTDAVDSASTHSDLPSAPASSSNAGLTPLGDANKEAKTQRPEKSESIVTGVRVGHHETFDRVVFNIEGSGNPGWFVDYTSSPTQQASGKPIQVRGKTALNVNIDGTLLPFELGKQDPRIGTVQGVGNITEVKAAGTVEGRSQFVIGLDAEHPYSVQIVPNPTRVVIDIRSQS; encoded by the coding sequence ATGAATGAACATCCAGTTAGCAGTTGTTCTCGTTGGAAGCTGCCTGCTGCTGCATTTGCAGTTGCCCTAAGCATAACGGGACTAACCGCATGTTCTACAGATAAAGCTTCCGCCCCGACTGATGCTGTTGATTCAGCATCCACCCACTCGGATTTGCCTTCAGCACCTGCATCCTCGTCTAACGCAGGACTTACTCCTTTGGGCGATGCTAACAAGGAAGCCAAAACGCAGCGACCTGAAAAATCTGAATCCATCGTCACAGGCGTCCGAGTGGGACACCACGAGACTTTTGATCGTGTGGTGTTTAATATCGAGGGCTCCGGAAACCCCGGTTGGTTTGTAGACTACACTTCATCCCCCACTCAACAAGCAAGCGGCAAACCTATCCAGGTTCGTGGCAAGACGGCACTCAACGTCAACATTGATGGCACGCTGCTTCCTTTTGAGCTAGGCAAACAGGATCCGCGGATCGGTACCGTGCAAGGAGTTGGGAACATCACCGAGGTTAAAGCAGCCGGTACTGTAGAGGGCCGCTCACAATTTGTTATCGGTTTAGATGCCGAGCATCCTTATTCTGTGCAGATTGTCCCCAACCCCACACGCGTTGTAATCGATATCCGTTCACAGTCTTAG
- a CDS encoding imm68 putative immunity domain-containing protein, producing MIIDTYWGKFFGDSADSRTLTQYLGSKSEVVTVEEIFQDFNLDELHGNYTEASLDGAGFHFDSAFQVVLDLSVLILESKKVGRFNLARIGGPHDRMMRIDATSERILPLAIALKHFALSPEDYRLEHIDESDWYELGNLCEEIRAQLDS from the coding sequence ATGATTATTGATACCTACTGGGGGAAATTCTTCGGCGATTCTGCCGATAGCCGCACTCTAACGCAGTATCTGGGCTCCAAAAGTGAAGTGGTCACGGTCGAGGAAATCTTCCAGGACTTTAACCTCGATGAACTCCACGGAAATTACACTGAGGCATCCCTCGACGGCGCCGGCTTTCACTTCGATTCAGCATTCCAAGTGGTCCTGGACCTCTCAGTGTTGATCTTGGAGTCGAAGAAAGTCGGGCGTTTTAACCTTGCTCGCATCGGTGGTCCCCACGATCGCATGATGCGTATCGACGCCACCTCCGAGCGCATCCTCCCCCTTGCCATAGCACTCAAGCATTTTGCCCTCAGCCCCGAGGACTACCGCCTTGAGCATATCGACGAATCCGACTGGTATGAGCTCGGAAACCTCTGTGAAGAAATCCGAGCCCAACTTGATTCTTAA
- a CDS encoding LuxR C-terminal-related transcriptional regulator — translation MKVFLVDDHSVFRAGVRAEIGGAVEIVGEAGTVSEAVADIDATRPDVVLLDVHMPDGGGVAVLRGVTSPARFLALSVSDAAEDVISVIRAGARGYVTKTISGAELIDAITRVHTGDAVFSPRLAGFVLDAFARPDPMGAGVVDSPETDREVEEGKQVSDPIVDALTRRELEVLRLLARGYTYKEIGAQLFISVKTVETHASNILRKTQQSNRHALTRWAHSRDLD, via the coding sequence ATGAAGGTTTTTCTCGTTGACGATCATTCTGTCTTTCGTGCGGGCGTTCGCGCTGAGATTGGGGGTGCCGTGGAGATCGTGGGGGAAGCTGGGACAGTGAGCGAGGCCGTGGCGGATATCGACGCAACCCGTCCTGATGTGGTGCTTCTCGACGTCCACATGCCCGACGGCGGCGGCGTAGCAGTGTTGCGCGGGGTCACAAGCCCTGCGCGCTTTTTGGCCTTGAGCGTTTCAGACGCTGCTGAGGACGTGATTTCAGTGATCCGGGCGGGAGCTAGAGGCTATGTGACAAAAACCATTTCGGGAGCAGAGCTTATCGACGCTATCACGCGCGTACACACCGGCGATGCTGTGTTTTCTCCGCGACTAGCGGGCTTTGTGCTCGATGCTTTCGCGCGCCCTGATCCAATGGGAGCAGGGGTTGTCGACTCACCAGAGACCGACAGAGAAGTAGAAGAGGGCAAGCAGGTCTCTGACCCGATAGTGGATGCGTTGACCCGAAGAGAATTGGAGGTGCTGCGGTTACTGGCCCGCGGGTATACCTATAAAGAAATTGGGGCGCAGCTTTTCATCTCGGTCAAGACTGTCGAAACGCATGCTTCGAATATTCTCCGGAAAACGCAGCAGTCGAATAGGCACGCGCTTACGCGCTGGGCACATTCCCGTGACCTGGATTAG
- a CDS encoding ATP-binding protein has product MQQAYPPFYRDRDNNVIGGVAAGLARYFGLSVMQVRIGLAALALLNGAGVMVYAALWIFTTSRSFRKESSILSGKTSETSAWAKPTNLLLAIAALAGAFGVSGFFGKSVGISSGVVAAFAVIGAGVLLAWLAYDRINSDYAVVMIGVGASLVFAGVLFAAVQWQDRQFFGSAVITVVLTLAGVAALVAPFVVRVVQKLNAGQVEKAAADERAEIAARIHDSVLQTLALIQKRSEDPEVRRLARGQERELRQWLFSPREDATVFKAIERACGEVEDMFAITISPVIVGEDRPLEASTKSAVLAAREAMVNAAKHSGQDSADVYAECFDELAIFVRDRGPGFDLETVDESRHGVRDSILGRVKRAGGDVQIHNSAGTEVAIRMPFKKQ; this is encoded by the coding sequence ATGCAACAGGCTTATCCTCCTTTCTACCGAGACCGTGATAATAACGTCATCGGAGGCGTTGCAGCAGGTTTAGCCAGATATTTTGGGTTGAGCGTGATGCAAGTCCGGATCGGTCTTGCAGCATTGGCTTTACTCAATGGGGCGGGAGTGATGGTCTATGCAGCTTTGTGGATCTTCACAACGTCGAGGTCTTTCCGGAAAGAATCGTCGATTCTTTCCGGAAAGACCTCTGAAACATCGGCATGGGCGAAGCCCACAAATTTACTTCTTGCGATAGCCGCATTGGCTGGGGCGTTTGGGGTCTCGGGTTTCTTTGGAAAATCGGTCGGTATTTCCTCGGGTGTAGTGGCAGCTTTTGCCGTCATTGGCGCTGGAGTGCTGTTGGCGTGGTTGGCATATGACCGCATTAATTCTGATTATGCGGTAGTCATGATCGGCGTGGGGGCGTCGTTAGTTTTTGCGGGGGTGTTGTTTGCTGCTGTTCAATGGCAGGATCGACAGTTTTTTGGTTCAGCTGTGATCACAGTAGTTCTTACTTTGGCTGGAGTGGCGGCGTTGGTGGCGCCGTTTGTGGTGCGGGTGGTGCAGAAGCTGAACGCGGGCCAGGTGGAGAAGGCTGCTGCTGATGAGCGGGCAGAGATTGCAGCGAGAATCCACGATTCGGTGCTGCAAACGTTGGCTCTTATTCAGAAGCGGTCGGAGGATCCGGAGGTGCGTCGATTAGCTAGGGGACAGGAGCGTGAACTGCGACAGTGGTTGTTTTCCCCACGAGAGGACGCCACTGTTTTTAAAGCGATTGAGCGGGCCTGTGGTGAGGTGGAAGACATGTTTGCTATAACGATTTCGCCTGTAATCGTGGGGGAGGATCGACCATTGGAAGCATCGACGAAGTCCGCGGTGTTGGCTGCGCGCGAGGCCATGGTGAATGCCGCGAAGCATTCGGGGCAGGATTCTGCGGATGTGTATGCGGAGTGCTTTGATGAGTTGGCCATTTTTGTGCGGGATCGTGGGCCGGGGTTTGATCTTGAAACTGTGGATGAGAGTCGGCATGGAGTTCGCGATTCTATCCTGGGCAGGGTGAAACGCGCTGGCGGTGACGTGCAGATTCATAATTCTGCGGGAACCGAGGTAGCTATTCGTATGCCGTTCAAGAAACAATAG